In Gossypium arboreum isolate Shixiya-1 chromosome 5, ASM2569848v2, whole genome shotgun sequence, a single genomic region encodes these proteins:
- the LOC108450602 gene encoding uncharacterized protein LOC108450602, whose protein sequence is MAVASDETTRICNHCDRAIPSSNIDLHYAHCSRNLEKCKVCGDMVPKKHAEEHFLNTHAPVTCSLCSETMEREILPIHKGENCPQRIVTCEFCEFPLPAIDLAEHQEVCGNRTELCHLCNRYIRLRERYNHESRCNGIPEDHVGSSRNVRPVEREQGARRRQPPEYSRKRLLFTIAIAGIAVLLGSLFFQKTMETGPVV, encoded by the exons ATGGCAGTTGCTTCGGACGAAACCACCCGCATATGCAATCACTG TGACAGGGCCATACCTTCATCAAATATTGATTTGCACTATGCTCATTGTTCTCGTAATCTTGAAAAATGTAAAGTTTGTGGTGATATGGTTCCAAAAAAGCATGCTGAGGAGCATTTCTTAAACACACATGCTCCG GTTACCTGTTCACTATGCAGTGAGACAATGGAACGTGAAATTCTACCTATCCATAAAGGTGAAAATTGCCCCCAGAGGATTGTTACTTGTGAGTTTTGCGAGTTTCCTTTGCCTGCTATTGATCTGGCCGAGCATCAG GAGGTATGTGGGAACCGGACAGAACTCTGTCATCTCTGTAACAGATACATTAGACTGAGAGAAAGATATAACCATGAAAGTCGATGTAATGGTATTCCAGAAGACCATGTCGGATCTtccag GAATGTTAGGCCAGTTGAAAGGGAGCAAGGAGCTCGGAGAAGGCAGCCGCCTGAATACTCACGGAAACGACTTCTATTCACCATTGCAATAGCCGGGATTGCTGTTTTATTAGGATCACTTTTTTTCCAGAAGACGATGGAGACCGGTCCAGTAGTTTAG